Sequence from the Ursus arctos isolate Adak ecotype North America unplaced genomic scaffold, UrsArc2.0 scaffold_20, whole genome shotgun sequence genome:
GTCACTATAAAACATACGTGTTTTTCACAATTTAATGTTTTTGGAATTAAGATATATTTCACAACTATTGTAAACATgaatatgcttctttttttcaCTAAGAATTTGTTATCCGAGAAATAGATGTGAGCTATAATTAGTGATATCTTAGAATGGAAGAAACACAACAtcatttgttttcacttgttGCTGTTGTATGGGATGTATTACTCTCATCTTGTTTATTAGAATATAAGATCATTGAGGACAAGCGTCAAGTGTTTTGCTATTTTGCTATTCCCCCAAACACCTAGTACAATGCTAACATTTaggctcaataaatactgagCCTAAATATGATTGGACacccttttctactttttattgttCAAAGTATAGAGATTCATAAGGCTGGGAAAGATCTATCATCCACCTGCAAGATTCTAGAGAGAGAATTGTAGGGCTGTCCACAACATACCCTTTTGTGTTCTTGTTACCTAAATTAACCCATTTATTATGGGCTAGCAATATTTCAAATGGTGGAGCTTCTACTGGTCTTTCAACTCCTTCAGTCTTCTGATGGCCGACTTTACTGTGACAGCAGAAGTAATGTTGTAGGTCCGGGCACCACCAGCTACGGTTTTCATGCAGGAACCACAATGCCAGATCCCCACAGCTCGTCTTCTCATCTTGGTTTTGCCACAGAAGGAGCAAGTGTACTTGGTGTCCTGGCTTATTTCAATCTTCTTCACCATTTTCCTGAGGGAGGCACCATAACAAGTCCCATATTTACCCACATTTCCAACCTTCTTGGTGCGGTTAGCCATGTCGCCACAAACTAGGTCTGAGCCCAGAGAGCACAATATAGCGTGTAATCCATTTTGGTGCTTAATACCTTGAAACTGGTGCGTGGTTAAACTAAAATCATTTTACGCTTTCATTACAAGATGTTTCTTGTGTTCTGATGTTTTTCAGAGTGGAACAGGAAGCATTTAGATTATGCTTTCCCGTATAACTACCGTATATTGTCCTGGAGCATATAAATATTGCCACTGCACAGCATGTTGTTGGCCTGAAGGATTAGGATTTTTATAAATCCTGTTTATTTAGTATGCTTTATAGCTGGAACCCACTAAATCAAGTGCTGCTCTTTCCCTAAACATATTTCTTATGAGTACTACTGGCACAGAATTA
This genomic interval carries:
- the LOC113253661 gene encoding 60S ribosomal protein L37a-like, whose translation is MANRTKKVGNVGKYGTCYGASLRKMVKKIEISQDTKYTCSFCGKTKMRRRAVGIWHCGSCMKTVAGGARTYNITSAVTVKSAIRRLKELKDQ